A region from the Melopsittacus undulatus isolate bMelUnd1 chromosome 13, bMelUnd1.mat.Z, whole genome shotgun sequence genome encodes:
- the SGSM2 gene encoding small G protein signaling modulator 2 isoform X1, giving the protein MSCSADAVKEKLLWNVKKEVKQIMEEAVTRKFVHEDSSHIIALCGVVEACLLHMLKRRAAGFLRTDKVAALFTKVGKTYAIAGDICKKVQDLQQQVESRKNQPNGQEPLKRQGSTTSKTPVLTPQAIKHIWVRTALIEKVLDKIVQYIVDNCSKYYEKEALLADPVCGPILASLLVGPCALEYTKLKTADHYWTDPSADELVQRHRIHGVHGRQDSPSKRPALGIRKRHSSGSTSEDRFAASAREYVESLHQNSRTHLLYGKNNVLVQPKDDLEAIPGYLSLHQSADCLTLKWTPNQLMNGTLGDSELEKSVYWDYALIVPLSQIVCIHCHQQPESRWTLVLVSQDGTQRPPLHFPQGGHLLAFLSCLENGLLPRGQLEPPLWSQQGKGKVFPKLRKRNSSKSVDLEETPAEDTCTDYVFRIIYPGHKHDNITINYHHLAASRSTSVDDDEEEEDKLHAMLSMICSRNLTAPNRMKDNSEMLEMQGFGANLLSWQLEHCSQGSSCVSCSTGSSPYDIPSCCSCIHDRTPLKMLCDSMKRQIVSRAFYGWLAYCRHLSTVRTHLSALVNHTIVPPDKPSSAAGGLTKEVWSKYQKDRKNYKELELLRRVYYGGVQHEIRKEVWPFLLGHYKFGMAKKEMEQVDEDIALRYQKVMAEWKACEVIVKQREKESHSATLAKFSSGSSIDSHVQRLIHRDSTISNDVFISVDEPDSMERDCKGQEDTRFTPAAAAAAEPQAVEFDSPDSGLPSSRNYSVASGILSSIDDGQSVSFEEGAEEAGTDLERTDPDAPRLQKAKAVVLQPQGSVAEEQLCSQVDYLMDVASVCAASYTIELLDTVALNLHRIDKDVQRCDRNYWYFTADNLEKLRNVMCSYVWEHLEVGYVQGMCDLLAPLMVILDNDQLAYSCFSHLMKRMSQNFPNGGAMDTHFANMRSLIQILDSELFELMHQNGDYTHFYFCYRWFLLDFKRELLYEDVFTVWEVIWAAKHISSEHFVLFIALALVEVYREIIRDNNMDFTDIIKFFNEMAEHHNAEEILRIARDLVYKVQTLIENK; this is encoded by the exons GTGAAGCAGATCATGGAAGAAGCTGTCACCCGGAAATTTGTACATGAAGACAGCAGTCACATCATCGCCTTATGTG GTGTGGTGGAAGCGTGTCTCCTGCACATGCTGAAGCGCAGGGCTGCCGGCTTCCTGCGCACTGACAAGGTAGCTGCTCTCTTCACCAAGGTTGGCAAGACCTATGCGATAGCTGGGGACATCTGCAAGAAGGTGCAGGACCTGCAGCAGCAAGTGGAGAGCAG GAAAAATCAGCCAAATGGGCAGGAGCCCCTCAAGAGGCAGGGCTCAACCACAAGCAAAACTCCTGTCCTGACACCTCAGGCCATCAAACACATATGGGTTCGGACAGCACTGATTGAGAAAGTGCTCGACAAGATTGTGCAGTATATTGTTGACAACTGCAG TAAATACTATGAAAAAGAAGCTTTACTGGCAGATCCTGTCTGTGGCCCAATACTGGCTTCTCTTCTAG TTGGACCATGTGCTCTGGAGTACACCAAGCTGAAGACAGCAGATCACTACTGGACAGACCCGTCAGCAGATGAGCTCGTTCAGCGACACCGCATCCACGGAGTACATGGCCGCCAAGACTCTCCTTCGAAGCGCCCAGCCCTGGGA ATCCGGAAACGACACTCTAGTGGGAGCACATCAGAAGATCGCTTCGCTGCTTCAGCACGGGAGTATGTGGAGTCCTTGCACCAGAATTCCCGAACTCACCTTTTGTATGGGAAGAACAATGTCTTAGTCCAGCCA AAAGATGACTTGGAGGCAATTCCTGGCTATCTCTCCCTTCATCAGTCAGCAGATTGTTTGACATTAAAATGGACCCCAAATCAGCTGATGAATGGAACCCTTGGCGATTCAGAGCTGGAGAAAAG TGTTTACTGGGACTACGCATTAATAGTGCCACTCAGCCAGATCGTCTGCATTCACTGCCATCAGCAAC cagaaagcagatggACGTTAGTCTTGGTGAGTCAGGATGGAACCCAGAGACCTCCGCTTCACTTCCCCCAAGGAGGTCACCTCCTTGCATTCCTTTCCTGTCTGGAGAATGGTCTTCTGCCTCGTGGCCAGCTGGAGCCACCACTGTGGTCCCAACAGGGCAAG GGTAAGGTATTTCCAAAGCTTCGAAAACGGAACAGCAGCAAATCAGTGGACCTGGAGGAGACCCCAGCTGAAGACACTTGTACAGACTATGTGTTCAGAATTATCTATCCAGGACACAAGCATGATAACA TAACTATTAACTACCACCACTTAGCTGCCAGCCGCTCTACCTCTGTTGACgatgatgaggaggaggaagataaGCTACACGCAATGCTATCAATGATCTGCTCTCGGAACCTCACAGCTCCTAATAGGATGAAAG ACAACAGTGAAATGCTGGAGATGCAAGGCTTCGGGGCAAACCTGCTCTCGTGGCAGCTGGAGCACTGCAGCCAGGGCTCCTCCTGTGTGTCCTGCTCAACAGGAAGCTCTCCCTATGATATACCCAgttgctgcagctgcatccaTGACAG AACTCCATTAAAGATGTTGTGTGACAGCATGAAGAGGCAAATAGTTTCCAGAGCCTTTTATGGAT GGCTTGCCTACTGCCGCCACTTGTCAACGGTGCGCACGCACCTCTCTGCCCTCGTGAACCACACCATTGTCCCACCTGACAAACCCTCCAGTGCAGCCGGGGGCCTGACGAAAGAGGTCTGGAGCAAGTATCAGAAGGACAGGAAG AATTACAAGGAACTGGAATTACTGAGAAGAGTTTACTACGGCGGGGTGCAGCACGAGATTCGGAAGGAAGTGTGGCCATTCCTGTTGGGTCACTATAAATTTGGCATGGCCAAAAAGGAAATGGAGCAG gTGGATGAAGACATTGCTCTCCGCTATCAGAAGGTCATGGCTGAGTGGAAAGCCTGTGAGGTCATTGTGAAGCAGCGAGAGAAGGAATCCCATTCTGCCACGCTGGCAAAGTTCTCCTCAGGCAGCAGCATCGACAGCCACGTGCAGAGGCTCATTCACAGGGACTCCACCATCAGCAATGAT GTCTTTATCTCTGTGGATGAACCGGACTCCATGGAGCGGGACTGCAAGGGGCAGGAGGACACCCGCTTCACCCCGGCGGCAGCAGCCGCTGCAGAGCCCCAGGCTGTGGAGTTTGACTCCCCCGACTCGGGGCTCCCGTCCTCCAGGAACTACTCAGTGGCCTCGGGCATCCTGTCCAGCATCGACGACGGGCAGAGCGTCTCCTTTGAAGAGGGGGCTGAAGAAGCAGGCACGGACTTGGAAAGGACTGACCCAGACGCACCACGGCTGCAGAAGGCCAAGGCAGTCgtgctgcagcctcagggctctgtagcagaagagcagctgtgTTCCCAGGTGGACTATTTAATGGATGTGGCTTCTGTCTGCGCTGCATCCTACACA ATAGAGCTATTGGACACTGTTGCCTTAAATTTGCACCGAATTGATAAAGATGTCCAGAGGTGTGACCGGAATTACTGGTATTTTACTGCTGATAACCTGGAGAAACTCCGAAATGTCATGTGCAG ttACGTTTGGGAGCACCTAGAAGTTGGTTATGTTCAAGGCATGTGTGACCTCCTGGCTCCTTTGATGGTTATCCTTGACAATG ATCAGCTGGCTTACAGCTGCTTCAGCCACCTGATGAAGAGGATGAGCCAGAACTTCCCCAATGGAGGTGCTATGGACACACACTTCGCCAACATGCGCTCCCTGATCCAG ATTCTAGACTCGGAGCTTTTTGAACTGATGCACCAGAATGGAGATTACACTCACTTTTACTTCTGCTATCGCTGGTTCCTGCTTGACTTTAAAAGAG
- the SGSM2 gene encoding small G protein signaling modulator 2 isoform X2, with amino-acid sequence MSCSADAVKEKLLWNVKKEVKQIMEEAVTRKFVHEDSSHIIALCGVVEACLLHMLKRRAAGFLRTDKVAALFTKVGKTYAIAGDICKKVQDLQQQVESRKNQPNGQEPLKRQGSTTSKTPVLTPQAIKHIWVRTALIEKVLDKIVQYIVDNCSKYYEKEALLADPVCGPILASLLVGPCALEYTKLKTADHYWTDPSADELVQRHRIHGVHGRQDSPSKRPALGIRKRHSSGSTSEDRFAASAREYVESLHQNSRTHLLYGKNNVLVQPKDDLEAIPGYLSLHQSADCLTLKWTPNQLMNGTLGDSELEKSVYWDYALIVPLSQIVCIHCHQQQSRWTLVLVSQDGTQRPPLHFPQGGHLLAFLSCLENGLLPRGQLEPPLWSQQGKGKVFPKLRKRNSSKSVDLEETPAEDTCTDYVFRIIYPGHKHDNITINYHHLAASRSTSVDDDEEEEDKLHAMLSMICSRNLTAPNRMKDNSEMLEMQGFGANLLSWQLEHCSQGSSCVSCSTGSSPYDIPSCCSCIHDRTPLKMLCDSMKRQIVSRAFYGWLAYCRHLSTVRTHLSALVNHTIVPPDKPSSAAGGLTKEVWSKYQKDRKNYKELELLRRVYYGGVQHEIRKEVWPFLLGHYKFGMAKKEMEQVDEDIALRYQKVMAEWKACEVIVKQREKESHSATLAKFSSGSSIDSHVQRLIHRDSTISNDVFISVDEPDSMERDCKGQEDTRFTPAAAAAAEPQAVEFDSPDSGLPSSRNYSVASGILSSIDDGQSVSFEEGAEEAGTDLERTDPDAPRLQKAKAVVLQPQGSVAEEQLCSQVDYLMDVASVCAASYTIELLDTVALNLHRIDKDVQRCDRNYWYFTADNLEKLRNVMCSYVWEHLEVGYVQGMCDLLAPLMVILDNDQLAYSCFSHLMKRMSQNFPNGGAMDTHFANMRSLIQILDSELFELMHQNGDYTHFYFCYRWFLLDFKRELLYEDVFTVWEVIWAAKHISSEHFVLFIALALVEVYREIIRDNNMDFTDIIKFFNEMAEHHNAEEILRIARDLVYKVQTLIENK; translated from the exons GTGAAGCAGATCATGGAAGAAGCTGTCACCCGGAAATTTGTACATGAAGACAGCAGTCACATCATCGCCTTATGTG GTGTGGTGGAAGCGTGTCTCCTGCACATGCTGAAGCGCAGGGCTGCCGGCTTCCTGCGCACTGACAAGGTAGCTGCTCTCTTCACCAAGGTTGGCAAGACCTATGCGATAGCTGGGGACATCTGCAAGAAGGTGCAGGACCTGCAGCAGCAAGTGGAGAGCAG GAAAAATCAGCCAAATGGGCAGGAGCCCCTCAAGAGGCAGGGCTCAACCACAAGCAAAACTCCTGTCCTGACACCTCAGGCCATCAAACACATATGGGTTCGGACAGCACTGATTGAGAAAGTGCTCGACAAGATTGTGCAGTATATTGTTGACAACTGCAG TAAATACTATGAAAAAGAAGCTTTACTGGCAGATCCTGTCTGTGGCCCAATACTGGCTTCTCTTCTAG TTGGACCATGTGCTCTGGAGTACACCAAGCTGAAGACAGCAGATCACTACTGGACAGACCCGTCAGCAGATGAGCTCGTTCAGCGACACCGCATCCACGGAGTACATGGCCGCCAAGACTCTCCTTCGAAGCGCCCAGCCCTGGGA ATCCGGAAACGACACTCTAGTGGGAGCACATCAGAAGATCGCTTCGCTGCTTCAGCACGGGAGTATGTGGAGTCCTTGCACCAGAATTCCCGAACTCACCTTTTGTATGGGAAGAACAATGTCTTAGTCCAGCCA AAAGATGACTTGGAGGCAATTCCTGGCTATCTCTCCCTTCATCAGTCAGCAGATTGTTTGACATTAAAATGGACCCCAAATCAGCTGATGAATGGAACCCTTGGCGATTCAGAGCTGGAGAAAAG TGTTTACTGGGACTACGCATTAATAGTGCCACTCAGCCAGATCGTCTGCATTCACTGCCATCAGCAAC aaagcagatggACGTTAGTCTTGGTGAGTCAGGATGGAACCCAGAGACCTCCGCTTCACTTCCCCCAAGGAGGTCACCTCCTTGCATTCCTTTCCTGTCTGGAGAATGGTCTTCTGCCTCGTGGCCAGCTGGAGCCACCACTGTGGTCCCAACAGGGCAAG GGTAAGGTATTTCCAAAGCTTCGAAAACGGAACAGCAGCAAATCAGTGGACCTGGAGGAGACCCCAGCTGAAGACACTTGTACAGACTATGTGTTCAGAATTATCTATCCAGGACACAAGCATGATAACA TAACTATTAACTACCACCACTTAGCTGCCAGCCGCTCTACCTCTGTTGACgatgatgaggaggaggaagataaGCTACACGCAATGCTATCAATGATCTGCTCTCGGAACCTCACAGCTCCTAATAGGATGAAAG ACAACAGTGAAATGCTGGAGATGCAAGGCTTCGGGGCAAACCTGCTCTCGTGGCAGCTGGAGCACTGCAGCCAGGGCTCCTCCTGTGTGTCCTGCTCAACAGGAAGCTCTCCCTATGATATACCCAgttgctgcagctgcatccaTGACAG AACTCCATTAAAGATGTTGTGTGACAGCATGAAGAGGCAAATAGTTTCCAGAGCCTTTTATGGAT GGCTTGCCTACTGCCGCCACTTGTCAACGGTGCGCACGCACCTCTCTGCCCTCGTGAACCACACCATTGTCCCACCTGACAAACCCTCCAGTGCAGCCGGGGGCCTGACGAAAGAGGTCTGGAGCAAGTATCAGAAGGACAGGAAG AATTACAAGGAACTGGAATTACTGAGAAGAGTTTACTACGGCGGGGTGCAGCACGAGATTCGGAAGGAAGTGTGGCCATTCCTGTTGGGTCACTATAAATTTGGCATGGCCAAAAAGGAAATGGAGCAG gTGGATGAAGACATTGCTCTCCGCTATCAGAAGGTCATGGCTGAGTGGAAAGCCTGTGAGGTCATTGTGAAGCAGCGAGAGAAGGAATCCCATTCTGCCACGCTGGCAAAGTTCTCCTCAGGCAGCAGCATCGACAGCCACGTGCAGAGGCTCATTCACAGGGACTCCACCATCAGCAATGAT GTCTTTATCTCTGTGGATGAACCGGACTCCATGGAGCGGGACTGCAAGGGGCAGGAGGACACCCGCTTCACCCCGGCGGCAGCAGCCGCTGCAGAGCCCCAGGCTGTGGAGTTTGACTCCCCCGACTCGGGGCTCCCGTCCTCCAGGAACTACTCAGTGGCCTCGGGCATCCTGTCCAGCATCGACGACGGGCAGAGCGTCTCCTTTGAAGAGGGGGCTGAAGAAGCAGGCACGGACTTGGAAAGGACTGACCCAGACGCACCACGGCTGCAGAAGGCCAAGGCAGTCgtgctgcagcctcagggctctgtagcagaagagcagctgtgTTCCCAGGTGGACTATTTAATGGATGTGGCTTCTGTCTGCGCTGCATCCTACACA ATAGAGCTATTGGACACTGTTGCCTTAAATTTGCACCGAATTGATAAAGATGTCCAGAGGTGTGACCGGAATTACTGGTATTTTACTGCTGATAACCTGGAGAAACTCCGAAATGTCATGTGCAG ttACGTTTGGGAGCACCTAGAAGTTGGTTATGTTCAAGGCATGTGTGACCTCCTGGCTCCTTTGATGGTTATCCTTGACAATG ATCAGCTGGCTTACAGCTGCTTCAGCCACCTGATGAAGAGGATGAGCCAGAACTTCCCCAATGGAGGTGCTATGGACACACACTTCGCCAACATGCGCTCCCTGATCCAG ATTCTAGACTCGGAGCTTTTTGAACTGATGCACCAGAATGGAGATTACACTCACTTTTACTTCTGCTATCGCTGGTTCCTGCTTGACTTTAAAAGAG